GTGGAAGGATCGGCGCGCACGGCGTCGGGAAAGACGGCGAGAAAGCCTTGCTGTTCGGCCTTTTCGCTCCAGGCGGTCTCCGCGATCACGCCTGTCCCGGTTGCGCCGGCGCCGTGAAGCATGACGACGACCGGCAGCGGCCGTTGACCGCCGTAGCCGGACGGAACATAAACATTGTAGCTGCGCGCACGGCCGTCCACGGTCAGCGCGTGGGCGGCCAACCCCGCGGCGCAAACAGGGCCTGTAGCCAGCGCCAGCAGCAGGGCGACAGAGACGACAAAACGCAGCCGATTCACCGGCATCCCTCCTTGGAGGCATATATAACCAAGTTCTGGGCCGTATGACAATATCCTGCCGCCACTTTGCCGCGCGAAAGAGGGTTTTCAGCCCGTTCCGGGGAAACTTTGCAAAAACAAGTGAAGGGTGGTTATTATGCCAAGAGCTATACCGGGTGCCCTTCTCGCAACACTGATAATGGTTTTTGCCCTAGCTGGCTGCGGTGGTCAGAAAACGCCCGTCCAGCCGCCGGCGCCGTCATCGCCTGCGCCGGTGACGATCAGCCAGGAGTGGAAGGCCGACGGCGTAGTCGGCGACGGCGAGTACGCCCAGATGCAAAAAATCGGCGAGCTCGAAGTCTTCAGCCGCATTGAGGGCGACAGCGTCATGCTGGCCCTCAAAGCGCAAACGAAAGGCTGGCTGGCGCTCGGCATCGACCCGGAGGAAAAAATGAAGGGCGCCGATATGATTTTCGGCTATGTCAAAGATGGCCAAGCCGTGATTTCCGATATGTACAGCACCGGCGTCGTCGGCCCCCATCCGCCCGACGACAAACAGGGAGGGACTGCCGACATTACGGCGGCGGGCGGCAGCCACAAGGACGGCGTTTTGGTGCTGGAGGTCAAACGCAAGCTTAATACCGGCGACAGCAGGGACAAACCGCTGAAGATCGGCGACAACAAAGTAATCTGGGCTATCGGCGACGCCGCCGACGCCGGCGTGAAGCACAGCCGCCGGGGCTACGGCACGTTGGTGCTAAAGAATTAGGGGGCCACGATGGATTACGAACTGGCGATAATCTCCGCCCGGCTGTCCTTGGTGCTTGTCATCCTCGCCTCCTGCTACTATCTGCTGCGCACCGCCTTTGTCCACCTGCAGCGCCGCGGGCTTCGGCCGGGTGCCGCCCAGCGCCTGCGGCAGGCGGTCGCGTACGCCCGCATCAGCCACCCCTATATCGGCCCGCTGTTGGTCTTAACTGCCCCGTATCATATCTTTGTGATGTGGCAGTTCCATCCGCTTAGCCTTAAAACCGCATTGGGCGTTGCTGTCGCCGCTGGCGTTCTGGATATGCTGGTTAGCGGCTGGCGGCTCAAGGCCAATCCGGCCGTCATGGCGCGGCGCATTTTTCACCGTTACAGTCTCTTTGCGCTGGCAATCCTGCTGGTCGCCCATCGTCTGGCCTGACCCCGGCGATTGTGGAGGCGCCGCAGACATATACTATAGAAAGCAAAGCAATACAAAGGAGGCAGCGACCGATATGCGTTACGAAGGAATGGTATACCGGCCGCCGAGCGAGGCGGGCAGCCTTTTGATCCAGTGCACGATCGGCTGTCCCCACAACAAATGCACTTTCTGCCCGATGTACAAAGGGACGGCTTTCCGCATCCGGCCGGTAGGGGAGATCAAGGAAGACCTGCGTGCCGCCAGAGAGTATTATGGCGACAAGGTCGAAACCATCTTCCTCCCGGACGGCAACACCATACTAATGAAGACTGAGCAACTGCTCGAAGTCCTTGCCTGCGCCCGCGAGCTCTTTCCGCGGCTTAAAAGGGTTACCAGCTACGGCTCGGCCCGGTTCATCAACCTGAAGCCGGCCGAAGAGCTGCGGCTGCTCAGGGAAGCCGGCCTGAGCCGGATCCATTCCGGGATGGAGAGCGGCGACGACGCAGTCCTGGCCCGCGTCCAGAAAGGTGCGACGGCGGCCGAAATCATCGCGGCCGGCCTAAAGGTCAAAGCGGCCGGAATGGAACTGAGCGAGTATGTGCTGATCGGCATCGGCGGGCGCGAGAGGAGCCGCGAACACGCCGCCGCCAGCGCCGCCGTCCTCAACGCGATAAACCCGGACTTTATCAGACTGCGCACCTATATCCCCACCCCCGGCACGCCCCTATACGACGACTACCGGCGGGGCCGGTTCGGCCTCCTTTCCCCGCATGAGGCGCTGCGGGAGACGGCGCTGCTCATCGGCAACCTCGCCGTCACCAGCCAGCTCTACAGTGACCACGGCTCGAACTACGCCTATGTCAACGGCCGGCTGCCGGAAGACAAGCCGACGATGCTCGCCGTGATCGACGAGCTGCTGGCGCTGCCTGAGACGGCGTTTCGCCCTCCCGAGGCCGGCAGCCTGTAAACGCGGAAGACGAAAAAACTCTGGGCGCGTGCCCAGAGTTTTTCCGCCGCTCAGAAGTGTTAATTGTCGCGTTTCGCCGCACCCTCCATCCGCGCAAGCGAACCCTTG
This genomic stretch from Sporomusaceae bacterium harbors:
- a CDS encoding radical SAM protein, translated to MRYEGMVYRPPSEAGSLLIQCTIGCPHNKCTFCPMYKGTAFRIRPVGEIKEDLRAAREYYGDKVETIFLPDGNTILMKTEQLLEVLACARELFPRLKRVTSYGSARFINLKPAEELRLLREAGLSRIHSGMESGDDAVLARVQKGATAAEIIAAGLKVKAAGMELSEYVLIGIGGRERSREHAAASAAVLNAINPDFIRLRTYIPTPGTPLYDDYRRGRFGLLSPHEALRETALLIGNLAVTSQLYSDHGSNYAYVNGRLPEDKPTMLAVIDELLALPETAFRPPEAGSL
- a CDS encoding DOMON domain-containing protein → MPRAIPGALLATLIMVFALAGCGGQKTPVQPPAPSSPAPVTISQEWKADGVVGDGEYAQMQKIGELEVFSRIEGDSVMLALKAQTKGWLALGIDPEEKMKGADMIFGYVKDGQAVISDMYSTGVVGPHPPDDKQGGTADITAAGGSHKDGVLVLEVKRKLNTGDSRDKPLKIGDNKVIWAIGDAADAGVKHSRRGYGTLVLKN